The following proteins come from a genomic window of Trifolium pratense cultivar HEN17-A07 linkage group LG4, ARS_RC_1.1, whole genome shotgun sequence:
- the LOC123920469 gene encoding serine/arginine-rich-splicing factor SR34-like — translation MSRRSSRTVYVGNLPGDIREREVEDLFMKYGHITHIDLKVPPRPPGYAFVEFEDYQDAEDAIRGRDGYDFDGHRLRVEAAHGGRGTGNSSSRDRYSSHTNGRGGRGVSRRFEYRVLVNGLPSSASWQDLKVK, via the exons ATGAGTAGACGCTCCAGCAGAACCGTCTATGTTGGTAATCTACCTGGCGATATCCGTGAAAGAGAAGTTGAAGATTTGTTTATGAAG TATGGACACATAACTCACATTGACCTAAAGGTTCCACCAAGGCCTCCTGGTTATGCATTTGTAGAG TTTGAAGATTATCAAGATGCTGAGGATGCAATTCGCGGGCGTGATGGCTATGATTTTGATGGGCACCGGTTACGG GTGGAGGCTGCTCATGGTGGTCGTGGTACTGGTAATTCATCTTCAAGAGATCGATATAGTAGTCACACCAATGGCCGGGGTGGACGTGGAGTATCCAGACGTTTTGAATATCGCG TTCTAGTCAATGGGTTGCCCTCTTCTGCATCCTGGCAGGATCTTAAGGTGAAATAG
- the LOC123920242 gene encoding uncharacterized protein LOC123920242, which produces MQSSSLPLRNCNQFSFFHFLPTTTYNNNHFFPVIITKSKSMSSFSSSSSKSNNTTQQQPQIPNIEQQEQKLSHVLKYHNQTKHNFNNYARGPHGLDWANQPNPFRRYISSPLLPLLHFTPQQEKQESPFYPSLFNSLPSPKSISKTTISQFLHDSLALSAWKSTSFSTWSLRVNPSSGNLHPTEAYIISPSIESISDEPFVAHYAPKEHSLELRTQIPSGFFHKFFPPNSFLVGFSSIFWRESWKYGERGFRYCNHDVGHAIGAVSMAAATLGWDVKLLDCLGFEELKFLMGLHVFPEFESPLRAVKGKIPEIEFEHPDCVMLVFPSGVSVSEFDLDYKALSNAILDFSKLDWIGKPNSLSKEHVCWDIIYKTAEIVKKPLNLEDRLVVDTFQRSGIYSETETERIYKGLTVREVVRKRRSAVDMDGVTTMERETFYQILSHCLPSGFEAGKKQRRQISLPFRALPWDAEVHAALFVHRVVGLPQGLYFLVRNEDHFGELKKAMNPDFVWTKPEGCPDELPLYELLRSDCRRVAKQLSCHQDIASDGCFSLVMLARMEPTLREKNLWMYPRLFWETGVLGQVLYLEAHAVGISATGIGCFFDDPVHQLLGLKDSTFQSLYHFTVGSPVVDKRIMSLPAYPGPGVDA; this is translated from the exons ATGCAATCTTCTTCACTTCCTCTCCGCAATTGCAACCAATTTTCATTCTTCCATTTTCTCCCCACAACAACTTACAATAATAATCACTTTTTTCCTGTCATAATAACCAAATCAAAATCCAtgtcttctttctcttcatcttcttctaaaTCCAACAACACCACACAACAACAACCTCAAATTCCAAACATTgaacaacaagaacaaaaacTGTCCCATGTTCTCAAATACCACAACCAAACCAAACACAATTTCAACAACTATGCAAGAGGACCACATGGTCTTGATTGGGCAAACCAACCAAACCCATTTCGCAGGTACATCTCTTCACCACTTTTACCTCTTCTCCATTTTACCCCTcaacaagaaaaacaagaatCACCCTTTTACCCTTCTCTATTCAATTCACTTCCATCTCCAAAATCCATTTCCAAAACCACCATTTCTCAATTCCTCCATGATTCTCTTGCACTTTCAGCTTGGAAAAGTACAAGCTTTTCAACTTGGTCTTTAAGAGTAAACCCTAGTAGTGGAAATTTACATCCAACTGAAGCATATATCATATCCCCTTCAATTGAATCAATCTCTGATGAACCTTTTGTTGCTCATTATGCTCCAAAAGAACATTCTTTGGAACTTAGAACTCAAATCCCATCTGggttttttcataaattttttccacCTAATTCTTTTCTTGTTGGGTTTTCTTCCATTTTCTGGCGTGAATCGTGGAAATATGGTGAACGTGGTTTTAGGTATTGTAATCATGATGTTGGTCATGCTATTGGTGCTGTTTCAATGGCTGCTGCTACTCTTGGTTGGGATGTTAAGCTTTTGGATTGCTTAGGTTTTGAAGAGTTGAAGTTTCTTATGGGACTTCAtgtttttcctgaatttgaaagCCCTTTACGTGCTGTTAAAGGTAAGATTCCTGAGATTGAGTTTGAGCATCCTGATTGTGTAATGCTTGTTTTTCCGAGTGGCGTTAGCGTTAGTGAGTTTGATTTGGATTATAAGGCGTTGAGTAATGCTATATTGGATTTTTCGAAGTTGGATTGGATAGGGAAACCGAATTCGCTTAGCAAAGAACATGTTTGTTGggatattatatataaaactgCTGAAATTGTTAAAAAGCCGTTGAATTTAGAAGATAGGTTAGTGGTTGATACATTTCAAAGAAGTGGAATTTATAGTGAAACCGAAACGGAAAGAATTTATAAGGGTTTAACTGTGAGGGAAGTTGTTAGGAAGCGTAGAAGTGCGGTTGATATGGATGGAGTTACAACAATGGAGAGGGAAACATTTTATCAGATTTTGTCACATTGTCTTCCTTCTGGTTTCGAAGCTGGAAAGAAGCAAAGGAGACAAATTTCTTTGCCGTTCCGAGCCCTTCCTTGGGATGCCGAGGTTCATGCTGCTTTGTTTGTTCATAGAGTGGTAGGGTTACCTCAGGGATTGTATTTCCTTGTGAGGAATGAAGATCATTTTGGTGAGTTGAAGAAAGCTATGAATCCTGACTTTGTTTGGACCAAACCAGAGGGGTGTCCTGATGAACTTCCTCTGTATGAACTCCTTAGATCAGATTGTCGGCGGGTTGCTAAGCAGCTTTCGTGCCATCAG GACATTGCAAGTGATGGTTGCTTTAGCCTTGTTATGTTGGCTCGCATGGAGCCTACTTTGCGTGAGAAGAACCTCTGGATGTATCCACGTTTATTCTGGGAGACTGGAGTCCTTGGACAGGTGTTGTACCTGGAAGCTCATGCAGTTGGAATCTCAGCAACCGGAATTGGCTGCTTCTTTGATGATCCTG TACATCAATTACTTGGGTTAAAAGACTCAACCTTCCAGAGCCTATATCATTTTACCGTTGGAAGTCCTGTTGTGGACAAACGTATAATGAGTTTACCAGCATATCCTGGGCCCGGAGTTGATGCTTAA
- the LOC123920253 gene encoding uncharacterized protein ycf20 — MMLSACMISAQVISLDYISSRLSEVGLATFFYKTAFGQKQCSPCFSFHFAHPCLMVHFKRKTPVRSSINDSSFSPSNGTNGRTRIIRVIQEFRTKLGSKIEKVRKNLPMKLLFFLVGFYCATAFSTVIGQTGDWDILCAALAVFVVEGIGALMYSSSLPLVTKSLISVFNYWKAGLTLGLFLDSFKY, encoded by the exons ATGATGTTATCCGCTTGTATGATAAGTGCCCAAGTTATATCTCTTGATTATATCAGTTCAAGACTCTCCGAAGTTGGTCTCGCTACATTCTTTTACAAAACCGCATTCGGCCAGAAGCAATGCTCTCCGTGTTTCTCCTTTCATTTTGCTCATCCTTGTTTAATGGTCCATTTCAA GAGGAAGACTCCGGTTAGAAGCAGCATAAACGACAGCAGTTTTAGTCCTTCAAATGGAACTAACGGAAGGACGCGCATAATTAGAGTTATTCAAGAGTTTCGGACTAAGTTAGGTTCTAAAATTGAGAAGGTAAGGAAAAATCTTCCAATGAAGCTTCTTTTCTTCTTGGTTGGATTTTATTGTGCAACCGCCTTTTCCACTGTTATCGGACAAACCGGTGATTGGGATATTCTATGTGCGGCCTTAGCTGTTTTTGTTGTGGAAGGCATTGGTGCTCTCATGTATAGTTCTTCTCTTCCTTTAGTTACCAAGAGCCTGATATCAGTGTTTAATTATTGGAAAGCTGGCCTTACATTGGGACTTTTCTTGGATTCATTCAAATATTAG